From Oryza sativa Japonica Group chromosome 4, ASM3414082v1, one genomic window encodes:
- the LOC4335503 gene encoding uncharacterized protein, which produces MAPNAMRKVKKVLLVVGMIASTILGEYPHQAAAARFSARRPPPGPGRLPPPVPGGPRVGGKPRPEFDLPPVCSVGFPCSASEPESNHTTFSCELENRMGDTIWFQCDGDLFYFSVGSGQSIGRLYNDVQDLGPRNKVSCAWAFQENYKSSVPAWDGNWPEASSCRVDDASGADGQCRLLFENREVALLTATGGRRVLGGLLLKNCTTPTPWYAWLFPWTDPCTTYLDNTTRPYVGNIQPSWAAAVFNMDN; this is translated from the coding sequence ATGGCTCCAAACGCCATGCGCAAGGTCAAGAAAGTTTTACTGGTAGTTGGCATGATTGCCTCTACCATACTCGGTGAGTATCCTCAtcaggcggccgccgcccgattTTCTGCACGCCGTCCTCCACCAGGACCAGGACGTCTACCACCACCAGTCCCTGGTGGCCCTAGAGTCGGAGGAAAACCAAGACCGGAGTTCGATTTGCCCCCGGTGTGTTCCGTTGGATTTCCGTGCTCTGCCTCTGAGCCGGAGTCGAACCACACCACATTCTCCTGCGAGCTGGAGAACCGGATGGGGGACACCATCTGGTTCCAATGTGATGGAGATTTATTCTACTTCTCGGTGGGTAGTGGCCAGAGCATCGGCCGCCTCTACAACGACGTCCAAGACCTGGGGCCACGTAACAAGGTGTCCTGCGCCTGGGCCTTCCAGGAAAACTACAAGAGCAGCGTCCCGGCATGGGACGGCAACTGGCCGGAGGCTTCCTCCTGCCGGGTCGACGACGCCAGCGGCGCAGACGGCCAGTGCCGTCTTCTCTTCGAGAACCGCGAGGTTGCTCTGCTCACTGccaccggcggccgccgcgttcTCGGGGGCTTGCTGCTGAAGAACTGCACTACCCCAACCCCATGGTACGCGTGGCTGTTCCCCTGGACCGATCCCTGCACCACGTACCTCGACAACACCACCCGCCCGTACGTCGGCAACATACAGCCCTCGTGGGCGGCAGCCGTCTTCAACATGGATAACTGA